GTAATTTGACATGATATTGAGAGCAGGGAAACAATGAACATCATAATCAGTTAACCCATTGTAAGTGGAATAAATATGCACAAATGCAATACAGGATAAATCTCATATATTTTACTTATTCTCATCAAAACAATTACAGCATGACATAAAGgacagatttgtattttgtgaatcAGGTTTGATCCACGGCACACACAGAACtgatgattaaaaataaatacctgACCCCAAACtgaacaggaaaagaaaaaactaagaGTCCATTTATCACCCCCGTTTACATTTTCCTTCCATTCATGTTTTGGCAGAGGAAAAGTTGAAATGCCAAATCGTGGTGCATTTCAGCTGGATGTTGGTGGTGAATAGGTCGATGTTGACTGAGCTGCAGGGTGAAGATGACCGGCTTCCAGTGGCCTGGCATGCAGGTGAACAGTGCAAGGTACCGGCTGCAGCAGCTTCGGTTCATTATTTAAGTCTTTGAGTAAAAAGTAGTACTGACctggaagcagagaaaaaataaaatgaataaggAACAGGCCAATCAAACATCAAGGCTAGAAAGAAAGTTTGAGTGATTTCGTTAAAATTGGGGCGTAAGGATACACATGATTTGTACAGACACTTTTCCGAAGCCGCCACAGAGAAAATTAACCCAAGCCTGACCTACACCCGAcatctttctttattttgtatccGAACTGATCGAACTGGTTTCCCTGATTACAGCCACATGCAGCAGAAAGCCGGTGGAAGAAACAGCCAACCTTACGGAAcccaaatatcatttcaaacacattctCAAATCATTTTCGAACCCACCAGACTAAGtcgggtatccacactctaatAACAAACACCATCAGTGTTTTTATAGCTGCAGATGAGCGGCCGTACTCAGTTACGAGAACACAGGTTTTAAAAAGACATGCTCAAATAATTGAGCcaccaaatatattttttttatctactgTTGCAGATCTACTTTATTAGTAAGTTGCAGCATTGTTAAAGACTTTAAGAATGGCAGTCGTTTAATGTTTTGTAGCAGTTTAAAGATTTGAAGGTGAAACCAAAGGTTCAACACTAAATATGATATTTCTTTCTTATTAGAAGCTactacatacatgcatacatgcatacatgcatACACTGTCCTGGATTCTGGTCTGCTGACTGGTCTAAATGCCTGGTTTCTTGACTCTGAGTTTAACTCAATCCTTGAGTCCCAGCTGAAGACATGTAACCCTCAAGTATCTTGCCAACGTGATTGTTCCAAAAAATAAGCCATCTGATTATATAACTTTTTTTCCAGAGGTAGCCCGTGGTATTCATGTTAAAGACTCATTAATATGTCTAATTGATGATGCATCGTGACGTGGAAACATTCACAGCAGGTCTCTATGGGGATGTAAAGACCTGAAGGCCAAAGGCCACTGGACAGACATGTCCTTTATTTCCATCAAATAAACTCAAAGATTAGATGTTGGACATTAGAAAGATAAACACAATAGCAGATTTCCCACATctttttataaaagaaatgttataGGTActcttttttattgtattaagtATGTATACAAGGAAGTGCGTCCCTGAGCATGCAGCACTACAACCCCAACTATGCTcgctgaaataaataaataaataaatatgtcacAATGCTACAATATGGCTGTGATATGTGCTTCACAGTTTTTGGAAAGTATTTCTGTCAGATGGAGGCATGAGGTCATTTCAGGCAATGGCCAGTAAGGATTAATATCAGAAATTGGGTTGAATCTCCATCCACTGCTGCCTGTGGTGTCCATATGCAGGTCTGCCCCagtttataaaatgtaaacagcCTGTGTGAGAGGTACTACCCTCGTGTGTCATTTTTGCAGGAGAAAGATCTCAACAAACACAAGCACCGCCTTGCATAGTTACACAATAGACCTTGATGCTGCACGTAGATGGGTGTGGGCCTTATCAAAATCAAACACCCCGTAAATTTGCGGAAAAACAATTTGCAGAACTTGTTATACATTTGCTGAGTAATTATCTTTTACTATCCAGCTTTCCAGAAACAGATCGATCAAGAGCATTTTGAATTGACTAAATAATAAAGCGTGAAAGAAATATGACTGAATAGTTTTAACAGTCAAAAACTAATTTAGATGTACAACAGACAGCAGTGCCAGTGTATTGTCTCCGGCTTGAAAAGTGAGTGCAGAAGTAACAGTGGATCCATTTCCAAAAACAAATATGATACTATCTACACATGATAATGTTTTCCTTACTCAGCTTCCCACCTCCTCTACTAACACTGAACACCTGAAGTCATCATCTCTTACCTGGCTGCCATTACTCATCGTTTTTGAATTTGCCATTGATGATGGGAACATAATCCAAAAACAACCTCCAGTCTGTGAAGTGGACAAGAGCGACACCTCCAACGCCGCCCCATATAGCCAGGGTGGGGATCCTGTCAAGATGGTGAAGATTTACCACACTGATCATATTTAaagtgaatgtaaaataaaatcaactaAAGTGATTGTAGAAAGTTCAATGCACAATTATGCTGTTGGTGAGATTCTATGGAACCGGCACAAATACTAATATTACTCAAGGTCAAGCTAAAGACAGACTTTGGTTCTGAGAGGAAAGATCCAGTCGATTTGTCAACAGGGAAGTTATTCTTTGCACAATGAATATCAAACACCCAGGCaacaaacatttctttaatataaTTCAATAAAGCAAAATTAACCTAAATAATAGTTTGTTTATTGTCTTGAATACTAATAGGATTTATCATTATAGCTTCACATAGAAACGGTTGCTAGTTCCTTTCCACTTCACCTCAGCTGCCCTCAGACCAGTAAACATTTTGAGACACAGATGGTTAATCCACTATTTGTTCCTGTCTTATCTTGAACGATAACAACAGCATCAACTCTTCGAGTGAGACCAGTCAGCTCGTTTGATTTAAAGTGGTCGTGTTGAGTTTTAACCTGACGTTAGCTGACAGGAAGCTAAAGTTAGCTCGTCCCTACATCTATGACCTCGgctaagctaacagctaatgTTAGACAAGGACACGTTGAGATTCTGGCGGTCCTGAGTCTGTTCCTTCACTTCTTTACGAACGCGATGTTAAAAGGAAATCTTACCATGACTTGGCGATGGCCACGTACTTCTGACCGATGACTTTAGTCaacattttgtct
Above is a window of Hippoglossus hippoglossus isolate fHipHip1 chromosome 17, fHipHip1.pri, whole genome shotgun sequence DNA encoding:
- the LOC117778669 gene encoding cytochrome b-c1 complex subunit 10; amino-acid sequence: MLTKVIGQKYVAIAKSWIPTLAIWGGVGGVALVHFTDWRLFLDYVPIINGKFKNDE